The sequence TCTGGCACAAGGCTTCGGCCATATCATTGGCAGCATCGAGGTGGGCAAGCTGGCAGATTTGGTGGTCTGGGACCCAGCTTGGTTTGGCACGAAGCCGTCGCTGGTAATCAAGAGCGGACTCATTGCCTTGGCTCAGATGGTAAGTGTTTATATACACTGCTTGCTTCCGCCTCGAGACACCTTGTTCAACTAACAATATTTCAACTCTCCAGGGTGACCCCAACGCCTCCATCCCCACCGTCCAACCCATCATCGCCCGTCCCATGTTCGCCCCACTGGTGCCGCAAACCAGCATCCTCTTTGTCTCCAACGAATCCATCACCTCTGGCGCCATCGAGTCGTACGGCCTGCGCAAGCGCGTTGAGGCTGTCAAGGGATGTCGCAACGTATCCAAGCGGGATATGCGCTTCAACGATGTCATGCCTAAGATGAGGGTTGATCCGGAGAGCTACGTCGTTGAAGCAGATGGACGGGTGTGCATTGCTGAGCCAGCGACTACGCTGCCCTTGACACAGGCTTGGTATGTGTATTGATTTATATCTAGATGACAATGCTagagctatttattaaagtagcTATGGAGTATTACTCTCTGTATTTAAGGAACTATAGGCCTGGGTCCCTAAACTTTTGTTTACCTCACCTCAGCTGGCGTATTTTGTAGTGCTCAGTACCTAAGATGATATCAGTGCAGTAACCCGCTTATGTTTATATCAACCTATTGAAAGCAGTCGACATGATCGGTGCATATtaggtatttatatataattaatgaGTTGTTGGATTGAGGATAAGAATATTAGAACTTCGGTGCCCAAGGAgttaataatagtagtaattGACAAAGaaatcctttataaaatGCAGCATTAGATTGCATTTAGCTTGAGTCGGTTGGTGTAAGTCAGTCATCTTGCATGTACCGATTTGCTATGGCTCTCGCAGTGGGTTGTTCTGCACGGCTACCGTCCAATAGTTGCTGCAAATTACATATGCCCTGTCGCTGTGAGATTGGGCCTAACGGAATCACGATCAGGCTGCAACGGCTTTTGTCTCTTTGACTTACTTCATACTCACCCCACTTCATGCGGCTATCAACATTTCGGAAACCAACCAGGAAAGAGGAACATGATAGGAATTCAAAATGGGGCTAAAAGACCGGTTTAAGAAAAAATTCAAAAGAGAGACGCCGACTAATAGATCCAGTAATCAAAACAATACTGTCAAGTTGGGCGATGCCCAAGAAAATGAAACGGCTCAAAGGCCCAAAGTTCGAATAGAAGATACGCCAATCAGCGAGCTTTGGAACGTGGCATATGAAAACCTACGAGAGGAGGACGGTGCTCTTATCGCCGAGTATGAGAAGAGCTTCCAGCGCAACATCGCCGCCGGATTGAGGGAAAGCCTCCATCTGAAGCCAAATATGAGAGACCAGCTGCGAACAGTCTTGGAAGAGAGAATGAACGAAGTCAGCAAAAAAGCATCAAAGCTTGGCAAAACTGAGGTCCCGGCAACAGAGGCTGTGCAGCTCATTCTAAAGATTGTAGATTCGGCCAACGACTACATCAGTAGTGCCGCGAGCGCCAACCCATACACCTCGATTGCGTGGACTGGCGTCAGCCTTATGCTTCCAGTAAGTAAAACTACGAATATCTACATGTATTCTTTCAGTTTATATTCATTTAGACGATAGCTTTTGATGAACCCATCCAAGCAAAGGGACTCTTTAGCGAAAGCGTTGGGGGACATTGCATCTCTTATCACGCAGAGTATAATGAGAGAAGAGTTTTACAAAGAGTGTTATAAACCAGGCTCGAGCAGTCATGAAACATTCCGACTATCGCACGGCCAATACATGGTCGCCTTAGAGAGCCTTTATAGgcaaattttaaaatttcaAGTCATAAGCTGTTGCTACTACTCCAAAAACTCAGCTTTCCGTCTCGGTCTTGATGCTGTTAAATGGAATGATTGGCGTCAACTGCTCGCTGAGGTTCATGAAAAGAATAACAGTTTCATCGCTGTTGAAAACATCATGCGGGACATACGGCTCCACGAGGAACGCAAGGCTGCTGACGATCGGCAGCAAGCAGCTCTACATTCCTTTTCTGCTATGAATATGGAACTATCCAAGGCTAACAAAATCAAGGAAGCTGAAGGGTACACTAAACTACTGCGCTGGCTTTGCGATATCGACCCGTCCTCGATGTACAATGCTGCGCGCGATAAGCATGAGGCTGGCACATGTGGATGGCTAGTACAAGATAGTGATGAGTTCAAGGCTTGGGAAGAAGGCAAGAGCTCGTTATTGTGGCTTCACGGCAAAGGCATGTCTAGTGTTTTTGCTTATTTGAATGGCAACAGTTTATCTGCTGAGAAGAGTGGCTAAATTATCTGCAGCTGGCTCAGGTAAATCAATTTTAAGTTCTTCAGTCATCAATCACTTGCAAGACCGTCATGCCTCAAAGCCTTCAACCGCACTGGCCTACTTCTACTTCAGCTTTAGTGATCCCAAGAAGCAAAATGTTGATGGCATGCTGGCATCTCTTGTGAAGCAGATCAACTCCTGCCAGCCCAACAAACAAATACTCCAGCGTCTTGGCGATTATATGGCTAAAGAGCAGCGTCCTGATATCAAAACACTCCAAGAGGTCTTAATGACGTCCTTGGATGGGTTTTCAGATGTCTACGTTGTAATCGACGCCTTGGATGAGTGCCCGATGCTCAATGGGCGCCGTGAAAAGCTGCTTAAGAGTTTACGTTATATCCTAGCCAATGCACCTGATAGCCTCCACGTGTTTTTAACAAGCCGCAAGGAGCCTGACATTGACGTTAAGATACGTGCTCACTTGTCTGAGCCTTTGAAAATCGAAATTGACTTATTAGCTCATCGGGAGATTCTCAATCGCGATATACTCCATTATATTGATTCAAAACTGGCAAGTGAGGATTTCCAGTCTTGGCCAGAGAGCATAAAAATGCAAGCGAGAAACTCGTTAATAGATAAAGCAGATTGCATGTGAGTAATGAAATGCTTCAACAAAAGATCCATACAATGTTATTATTAACAACAGGGCGGTACCCAGGTTTCAATATGTCCAGTGTCAGTTTGAAATACTCCAAAATCTGTCATCTGAGAGCTTGATCCATAGGGCTCTGGAAAACCTTCCTGCAGGACTTGACGCAACTTATGACAGAATCTTTACGAATATTAATTCCGATTTCAAAGATCAAGTTATAAATTCACTGAAATGGCTGGCCTTTTCAATGAAAACTTTAACTCTTGGGCAGCTCTCTGAGATATTCATTCTTCGACTACACGGCGATGTTGTCATTGATGAGGCTGAGCGTCTCTTTTCCCCTGAAGACATACTCAAGTATTTTTCTGGCTTAATTGTCACCCAAAAGGGCCGCAACTCGGTCATTGAAGTCCGTCTAGTCCACTTCTCTCTGAAAGAGTATTTCATTTCGACTAGGATTGTGGAAAGCGCCCCGGCCTTTGCATTTACTGAGATCGAGGCACATATCTCCATTGGGCGCTCGTGTCTCGCCTATCTCGCCCAATTTAGCACCAAGATCGCAAGGCAATTTCAACATCAGGTCTCGGGCTTGGCGAAATATATGCTCGACTATTGGATGATCCATCTCGAAGAGATTCCGTGCGCAAGATGGCCGCCTAAGATGGCACAGGATGCTGCTCTCGTGCTTGGCGCCCACAGCCAATCTTTCCTCAACCAACTCCT comes from Trichoderma asperellum chromosome 3, complete sequence and encodes:
- a CDS encoding uncharacterized protein (EggNog:ENOG41), giving the protein MGLKDRFKKKFKRETPTNRSSNQNNTVKLGDAQENETAQRPKVRIEDTPISELWNVAYENLREEDGALIAEYEKSFQRNIAAGLRESLHLKPNMRDQLRTVLEERMNEVSKKASKLGKTEVPATEAVQLILKIVDSANDYISSAASANPYTSIAWTGVSLMLPLLMNPSKQRDSLAKALGDIASLITQSIMREEFYKECYKPGSSSHETFRLSHGQYMVALESLYRQILKFQVISCCYYSKNSAFRLGLDAVKWNDWRQLLAEVHEKNNSFIAVENIMRDIRLHEERKAADDRQQAALHSFSAMNMELSKANKIKEAEGYTKLLRWLCDIDPSSMYNAARDKHEAGTCGWLVQDSDEFKAWEEGKSSLLWLHGKGMSSVFAYLNGNSLSAEKSG